GCTTGCATAACACCGCTCGAACGCTGCCACAAACGCGGGTGAGTTGGGAATAGCCGTACCAAAAATCTCTTCCACCCCAAGCAAACGCTGGCTGATCAGCGCATCGTCACTCACCAGCGCCTGGCAGAACTCGGCACGCGGATCCGGTATTTTGTAGCTCACGCCGTTCTCATCCACGCCCTTCAGGTACAACGCCCACGCGGCGACCACCAGTGCAGCGCGTTCAGTCTCACGGCCGGCGGCAATCAGGCGATTGATCGTTGGCACGGTGAACTTGGGAAACTTCGACGAGCCGTCCGAGCACACGCGCTCCAACTGGTCGGCAATTGCTTGGTTGGAAAAACGGTCGACCAAGGTCTGCTTGTAATCGGTCAGGTCGATGCCCGGCACCGGCGCCAGGTTAGGCGTGACGTCAAGGTCCATGTAGGCGCGCATGTAGGCCACGAACAGCGGGTCGTTCATGGTCTCGTGCACGAACCGGTAGCCCTTGAGGAACCCCAGGTACGTCAGGGCCAGGTGGCTGCCGTTGAGCAGGCCGATCTTCATTTCCTCGTACGGGGTCACGTCATCGGTGAACTGCACGCCGACCTTTTCCCAGGCCGGGCGACCGTTGACGAATTTGTCTTCCAGCACCCATTGCACAAAAGGTTCGCACACCACCGGCCAGGCATCGTCGATGCCGTGCCGGTCATGCAATTGCAGGCGGTGGGCGGTGCTGGTCATCGGCGTGATGCGGTCGACCATGGCGTTCGGGAAGCTCACATTGGCCTTGATCCAGTCATGCAGCTCGGCGTCGTGCAGCGCGGCGAACGCCAGCAGCGCCTTGCGCGTGACGGCGCCGTTGTGCGGCAGGTTATCGCAGGACATCACCGTGAAGGCCGGGGTGCCGGCGGCGCGGCGTTGGGTCAGGGCGGCGCAGAGAAATCCGAATACGGTGGTCGGTGCGCTCGGGTGCGCCAAGTCATGCTGGATCTGCGGCAGATGAGCCATGAACTCGCCATTGCTGTCGTCGATGCAGTAGCCGCCTTCGGTGATGGTCAGCGACACGATCCGGATGGCCGGCTCGGCCAGTTTGTCGATCAGCGCCTGGGCGCCGTCCTCGGCCAGCAGCATGTCGCTGATCGAGCCGATCACGCGCACTTCGGTGTCGTCGGTGTCGCCGAGTTCATACAGGGTGAACAGATAGTCCTGGCCGGCCAGATCGTCACGGGCCTTGCGGTCTTCGGCGCGCAGGCCCACGCCGCAGATGCTCCAGTCCAGGCCTTCGCCGGTGTTCATCAGGGCGTCGGTGTAAAACGCCTGATGCGCCCGATGGAAACCGCCGACGCCGATATGCGCGATGCCTTGCGATGTGCTGGCGATGGCATAGGTGGGCAGTTTCACCTCCGGGGCCAACTGGTTGAGGGTGTGTTTATTCAGCTTCATGGCGTAATACTCGCGAAATCAGGCGGCGGTGCGCAGGGGGCGGGCTACGGCCACGCCATCGGTGTCGAACAGATGGCAGTGCGACGGGTCCAGATGCAGGTGCAGCGTTTCGCCGTACTGGCTGGCCATGTCGCCACGGATGCGCATGGTCAACGGCTCGCCGTTGGCGGTGATGACATGGCAGAAGGTGTCGCTGCCCAGGCGTTCGCCGACGTCGGCGGTGACGGTCAGGCTGGTCTGGCCCGGCGTGGCGATTTCCAGGTGCTCCGGGCGAATGCCCAGGGTCACCGCACTGCCCACGCTCAAGCTGGCACCGCTCAGCGGCAGGCTGATCAGGGTGCCGGCGTCCAGTTGCACGTCACACCCCTGGCCTTCGACACGGGTGACCTTGCCCTTGAGAAAACCCATCTTCGGCGTGCCGAGAAAGCCCGCCACAAACAGGTTGGCCGGCTGGTGGTACAGCTCCAGCGGCGAGCCGACCTGTTCGATGCGGCCACTGTTGAGCACCACGACTTTGTCGGCCAGGGTCATGGCTTCGACCTGGTCGTGGGTCACGTAGATCATGGTCGCCTGCAGTTCCTTATGCAGGCGCGCCAGTTCCAGGCGCATCTGCACGCGCAGGGCGGCGTCGAGGTTGGACAAGGGTTCGTCGAACAGGAAGATCTTCGGGTTGCGCACAATCGCCCGGCCAATCGCCACGCGCTGGCGCTGGCCGCCGGACAGTTGCTTGGGCTTGCGCTCCAGCAGCGGGCCCAGCTCCAGAATGCGCGCCGCCTCATTGACTTTGCTCTCGACGAGCTTTTTGTCGACACCGGCCAGGTCCAGGGCAAACGACATGTTCTTGCGCACGCTCATGTGCGGGTACAGCGCGTAGGTCTGGAACACCATCGCCAGGTCGCGCTTGGCCGGGGTCACTTCGGTGATGTCGCGGCCATCGAGTTCAAGGGTGCCCTCAGTCACTTCTTCCAGGCCGGCGATCAAGCGCAGCAGGGTGGATTTGCCGCAGCCCGACGGGCCGACGAACACCACGAATTCCTTGTCGTTCACTTCCAGGTCGATGCCCTTGATGATGGAAAAACCTTCAAAGCCTTTTTGCAGATTCTTGATTTTCAGGTTGGCCATGATGGGCCCTCCGCTTGGAATTATTATTTCACGGCGCCAAAGGACAGGCCGCGCACCAACTGCTTCTGGCTGATCCAGCCAAAGATCAGGATCGGCGCGCAGGCCAGGGTCGACACGGCGGACAATTTGGCCCAGAACAAGCCTTCGGGGCTGGAGTAGGAGGCGATCAGTGCGGTCAGCGGCGCGGCGCTGGAGGATGTCAGGTTCAGCGACCAGAACGCCTCGTTCCAGCACAGGATCAGCGACAGCAAGACGGTGGACGCCAGGCCGCCCTTGGCAATCGGCAGCAGCACGCGGACCATTTCCTGCCACAGCGTGGCGCCGTCCAGGCGGGCGGCTTCGAGGATGTCCTTGGGGATGTCCTTGAAGTAGGTGTACACCATCCACACCACGATCGGCAGGTTGATCAGGGTGTAGATGATGATCAGCGCAATGCGCGTATCCAGCAGGCCAAAGCTCTTGGCCAGCAGGTAGATCGGCATCAGTACGCCCACCGGTGGCAGCATCTTGGTGGACAGCATCCACAGCAGCGTGCCCTTGGTGCGCTGGGTTTCATAGAACGCCATGGAGTAGGCGGCCGGCACCGAGATCAGCAGGCACAAGGCGGTGGCGCTGAAGGAAATTACCACCGAGTTCCAGGCGTAGGCGAAGTAGTTGCTGCGCTCGTTGATGTGCAGGTAGTTCTCCAGCGTCGGCGTGAAGATGAACTGCGGCGGTGTGGCGAACGCGTCGATTTCGGTCTTGAAGCTGGTCAGCACCATCCAGAAGATCGGGAAGAAGATCAGGATCGCGATGGCCCAGGCCAACGTGCCGAGCAACAGGCTTTGCAGGCGGCGGGATTGTTGAAGCGTCATGGCGCGGCCCTCAAGGCTTGTCAGTCAGGTTTTTGCCGATCATCCGCACCAGGATGATCGCCGCGATATTGGCGATGACCACGGCAATCAAGCCGCCGGCCGAAGCCATGCCCACGTCGAACTGCACCAGCGCCTGGTTGTAGATCAGGTAGGCGAGGTTGGTCGAGGCGTAGCCGGGGCCGCCGTTGGTGGTGGTGAAGATTTCGGCGAATACCGAGAGCAGGAAGATGGTTTCGATCATCACCACCACGGCAATCGGCCGCGCCAGGTGCGGCAGGGTCAGGTGCCAGAAGATCGCGATGGCGCCGGCGCCGTCCAGGCGTGCGGCTTCCTTCTGTTCCTGGTCGAGGGACTGCATGGCGGTCATCAGCAGCAGGATCGCGAAGGGCAGCCATTGCCACGACACAATGATGATGATCGACAGCAACGGGTAATGCGCCAGCCAGTCCACCGGCTCGGCGCCGAAGAACTTCCACACGGCGGCGAGAATCCCCGACACCGGGTGGAAAATCAGGTTCTTCCAGATCAGCGCGCCGACGGTGGGCATGATGAAGAACGGCGAGATCAACAGCACCCGCACGATGCCACGGCCCAGGAACTCACTGGCCTCCAGCAGTGCGCTGATCAACACGCCGAAGACCACGCTGATCAGCAGCACGCTGCCCACCAGCAACAGGGTGTTGGTGGCACCGGGCAGAAAGCCCGAATCGGTGACGAAGTAGGTGAAGTTTTCCAGCCCCACAAACTGGTTTTCACCGGGGTAGAGCAGGTTGTAGCGGATCAGGGAAAAGTACAGGGTCATGCCCAGCGGCACGATCATCCACAGCAGCAGCAAGGCCACCGAAGGGCTGACGAGGAACCAGCCGGGGTTGGCCAGTCGGTTTTTGGGCGTTGTATTCATGATATTCAAGGCCAGTGCAAAACAGGAATCGGAGCGCGGTCAGTGTGGGAGGGGGCTTGCCCCCGATAGCGGTGTATCAGTTGATGAATCAGTTGGCTGATCCACTGCTATCGGGGGCAAGCCCCCTCCCACATTTGACTGTGGTGAGGGCTGAGATTACTTGGGGTAACCCGCCCGCTTCATTTCCCGCTCGGTTGTAGTCTGCGCGGCGGTCAATGCAGCATCGACGGTCTGCTGACCGGTCAACGCACCCGAGAAAAACTTGCCGACCTGGGTACCAATCGCCTGGAATTCAGGAATGGTCACCAACTGGATACCGATATATGGCACCGGCTTCTCGGTAGGCTTGGTCGGGTCCGCCACTTTCAGCGATTCCAGCGTCACCTTGGCGAACGGCGCGGCCTTCATGTACTCGTCGCTGTAGGTGGATTTGCGCGTGCCTGGCGGTACGTTGGCAACGCCGTCGGTCTTGGCGACCAATGCGCCATATTCCTTGGAGGTGGCCCAGCTGGTGAACACCTTGGCGGCGTCCTTGGCCTTGGAACTGGTGGGGATCGCCAGGCTCCAGGAGTACAGCCACGAGGTGCCCTTGTCGGTCTTCTCGTGGGGGGCAAAGGTAAAGCCGACATGCTCAGCCACTTTGCTTTGGGTCTTGTCGGTGACAAACGAGCCGGCCACGCTGGCATCTACCCAGATCGCGCACTTGCCGCTGTTGAACAGCGCCAGGTTTTCGTTGAAACCGTTGCTCGACGCACCCGGCGGGCCGGATTTTTTCATGTTGTCGACGTAGAAGTTCAGCGCGTCCTTCCACTCGGGGCCGTTGAATTCGGGCTGCCACTTCTCATCGAACCAGCGCGCGCCGAAGCCGTTGGCCAGGGTGGTGATCAGCGCCATGTTCTCGCCCCAACCGGCTTTGCCGCGCAGGCACAGGCCGTATTGCTCTTTGGATTTGTCGGTGAGTTTGGCCGCGAATTCGCCGATCTGGCTCCAGGTCGGGTGCTCGGGCATGGTCAGCCCGGCGTCCTTGAACAGGTCGGTGCGGTAATAGGTGATCGAGCTTTCGGCGTAGAACGGCAGGGCGTACAGCGAGCCCTTTACGGACAAGCCATCACGCACCGAAGGGAACACGTCATCAAGGTCGTAGGACGCCGGCAGGTCCTTCATGGGTTCCAGCCAACCCTTGGCGCCCCAGAGTGCGGCTTCGTACATGCCGATGGTCAACACGTCGAACTGCCCGCCCTGGGTGGCGATGTCAGTGGTCAGGCGTTGGCGCAGCACGTTTTCTTCGAGCACCACCCAGTTCAGCTTGATCTCCGGATGCTCGGCCTCGAAGGTTTTCGAGAGCTTCTGCATGCGGATCATGTCGCTGTTGTTGACGGTGGCAATGGTCAGGGTTTGCGCGCCAAAGCTGACGGCGCTGAGGGTCATGCATGCAGTCATGCAGGTAGAGGCAAGCAGTACTTTTGCTGTGAACTTCATCGCGCACTCCATTTCCGCGCCCAGGGGCTACGGAAGGACAGTTATTGTTGTTGTGTCTTCCTATCAAGCTGGCAGGAAGAGTGTGCGTTGATTACAGCCTTGAAATGGGGTTGTGACAAATCCTTGGGCGCACGCTCACTGATACTTTTTTGCACTCGGTGATCGCCCTCAAACGCAGCTTGAGGGCGATCAAGGCAGGGGTTAGCGCTCGATATCAGCTAATACCCGTTCAGCCAGCAGCCGAGACACCTCGATCAACTGCGCAATACCCAGCGCGCCTTCGCGGCGTGAGCCGTCGAGGTCAAAGGCGAAATCGCAGGTGAGGGCGTGGGCAGAGGCGAGTGATTCGCTGAGGTTGACCAGCAGGTCTGGAGTGGAGATGCCGTCTTTAACGGTGAATAGCACGCTGGGTGCTGGACCGATTGGGGGATTCGGGGTGGGTTTGATCATGGTGAAACTCCTGATTTAAGTGGAGCTGCCACCCTTTCGCCGCGACGCTATTGGGTGGTAGCTGTACGCAGGTTCGCGGACCGGAATCAGGAAACCGGCATACCCGAAGGTATCCCGCGCACAGCCACCATGAAGCCGCACAGTAGACGATAAAAAAACGCCGACTAAAAGCGGAAATGGCACTTTGCATCTGATTAAACCGGGCCGCGACGCCCGACCGCTGCGTGTGCAGCGGTGTACGGAGACTAGAGATTGAGTGTCCTAGGGACAACCTCAAATCCTTGTCAGACGTTTCTGTTTGCCCCGACACCCAGCCGAACGGCCAATTTCAAGCCAAATTCTGCTCCGTCAACCGCTGCACCGCCAACCGCCGATAATGGGACGGCGTCATCCCCTTGAGCTGCTGAAACCGCCGATTGAAGTTGGAAATATTGTTGAAACCCGACTCAAAGCACACATCCGTCACCGCCTTGTCGCCATCAGCCAACAGTTCGCAGGACTTGCTGATGCGCAGTCGGTTTACAAACTCAATGAACGTGCGCCCCGTGGCCTGTTTGAACACCCGGGAAAAATACGTCGGCTTCATCCCCAGGTACTCCGCCACTTCTTCCAGCGGCAACTCCCGGGCGTAGTGGGCAAAGATGTAGTCCACCGCGCGGTTGGTGCGGTCGATGCTGTGTTCATCGGCTTGCTGCGGGGTGGTCACGCCGGACAGCAACTGGTAGTCCTCACAGGCGCTCAACACTTCCAGCAAGATAAAAAAGTGCCCCAGGCGCGCCATGCCGTGGGCGTCTTCGATCTGCTGCATCAGGGTCATAGCCTGGGTGATGGTCTTTTTGCAGCGGAATTCGATGCCGTACTGCGCACGGTCAAGTAAGGGCGCCAGGCTTTTGAGCTCGGCAAAGATGTGGCTGCCGTGTTCGAACAATTGGTCGGTGAAGTTCACCAGCATGTCGCGTTTGGGGACTATCTCGTCTTCCTCCACCTGACTGATCCAGTTGTGGGGCAGGTTGGGGCCGGTGAGAAACAGGCTTTGCGGGTAGAAGTTGCCGATGTAGTCACCGATAAACACCTTGCCCGAGCTGGCGACGATCAGGTGCAGCTCATATTCCTTGTGGAAATGCCAGCGCACCAGCGGGCAGGGGAAGCCGTGCTGGCGATAGATGATGGACAGACCGTTATGGTCGTCCATCAGCTCGTAGGAAGGGTCGGTGATGCGCGTTGCTCGGGTCATGTTGCCGTCGCTTTATTGTGGTCGCTGCGTAGGATAATGCCCCGTCGCGCGCGACCTCGCCAGCGGGAGCTTATACGTTGCGGTTCTTCGCCTCGATCCATTGGGCCATGTACTGGGTACTCTTGTGCGCATGATGGCGCAGCATGCTGCCGGTGAAGTTGTCCCGGCGATGGGCGGCGAGGTGGCGGCGGCATTGCTCCAGGCACTCGACCAGGGCTGGCCCATGCAGAGCCTGGTCATAACGCCGGGCCAGCAGCCGGCGCCCGTGTTCCTGGGCCTGGGTCCAGCGCTCGCGGTCCTGGTAGAGGGCCACGGCAGCGGCGGCCAGGGCCGGGGCGTCGTTTGCGATCAGGCCGGGCCAGGGTTGGTCATCGCCCATGGCTTCGGCGCCGATGGGGGTGGTGACATTGGGTGTGCCGCACAGCATGGCGTCGACCAGCTTGCCCTTGATGCCCGCGCCAAAGCGCAAGGGTGCCAGGCAGATGCGTGCGGCAGTCATGACTTGCAGCGCATCTTCGGCCCAGTTCATCACGTGAAAGCCCTGGGCCGAATTGTGCAGCGCGGTGGCCTTGGGCGGCGTGTAGGCGCCGTAGACATGCAGCTGCGCGCCCGGCAATTGCTGGCGAATCAGCGGCCACAGGCTGTGCTTCATCCAGAGCACCGCATCCCAGTTGGGCGCATGGCGGAAGTTGCCGATGCTGAGGAAATGCGCACGCTCTTCAAACGGCGCAAACGCGGCGCCGGGCGGTTGCAACATCAACGGGCACCAGTGGAGGAGGGCGGCAGGCACCTTGAACTGTTCGGTGAGCAGGCGGATTTCCACGTCGGAGATCATCAGGCTGATGTCGCAGCGGTAAATCGCGGCGATTTCGCGCTTGGCCAGGTCGGTGTCAGCCATGCGCTGGAACTCGTTCTCCAGCGCCGGCGCGAACAGGGCGCTGAAGTCGTCGCTGTCGGGGCTGGCTTTTACATGCTCCTTGAAACGTTGGTGGCGGGCGTCGCGCAGGCTTTGCAGGTCGGAGGTCTCCAGCACACGCAGGGCGTCGGGGCAGCATTTTTCGACGCGCCAGCCAAATTGCTCTTCCATCATGAAACGGTCGAACAGCACGATATCCGGGGCCAGTTCGCGAACAAAATCATCGAAGCTGCTGTTATTCAGTTCAATGGCGCATTCAGCGATGCCAAGGGCGGGCAAGTCGGCCTTGTGTTCGCCGATGGTCGCCGGGCTGCTGAAGGTAATGTCCCAACCTTGCGCCAGAAAACTCTCCAGGATTTGCATCATATGCCCGCCCGCAGCCGAAGAGCGCGGCTCCGGCCAGACGTAACCAATGACCAGGACTTTGGTGGCGGGCTGATTCATCAACAGCGGTTTCCTTGAGGGACAGGCGAAAAGCGCGCAATTAAACCACAACCCGGCGACATGACAATTTGTGTCTGGCGGTAGGTAGCGTCGGCACTTTGTGGTTAACTTCGGCCTCTCGAATTCGTTTAACCAAAACCCAGCATAAGGATTCCGTTCATGGCTCAAGTCACCCTCAAAGGCAACCCGGTCCAGGTTGAAGGCGAACTGCCACAAGTCGGTACCCAGGCGCCCGACTTCACCCTGACCGCCGGCGACCTGTCGGACGCGACCCTGGCGAGCTTCGCCGGCAAGCGCAAAGTGTTGAACATCTTCCCAAGCGTCGACACCCCGACCTGCGCGACCTCGGTCCGCAAGTTCAACGCCCAGGCCAACGACCTGAACAATACCGTGGTGTTGTGCATTTCCTCGGACCTGCCATTCGCCCAGGCGCGTTTCTGCGGCTCCGAAGGCCTGGACAACGTCAAGAGCCTGTCGGACTTCCGCAGCGCCGCGTTCTCCCAGGATTACGGCGTAGACATCGTTGAAGGCCCGCTGCGCAGCCTCACCGCTCGCGCCGTTGTGGTGCTGGATGAGAACGACAAGGTGCTGCACAGCGAACTGGTTGCCGAAATCGGCCAGGAGCCAAACTACGAAGCAGCCCTCGCTGTTTTGAAGTAACTGTTTCTACGCGTGACTGTCGTAAGGCAGTCACACGTATGATGCAAGATTGCGGCCTGGCCTAGTCCAGGCCGTTTTTATTTGGGTGTCAGCAGCTTAGCGAAACCGCCCAGGCACCAGGACCCGAATTTCAAAAGTTGTAAGCCCAAGGTAAATAGCCGGTAAAGGCGCTTTTCTAAATGCGCTCCAGTGCTTATCTTTCAGCCTCCCAAAGAAGAAGCTCTCGCGCCCAATGGTTGATCACTCCATGCAATCCTCCCCCCGCAACTCCCGCCGCTGGCTGTTTGGCCTGCTTGTGCTGCTGGTTATCGCCGGCCTGTGCTGGAAATTCTGGCCCGGCGGCGCGGCCCATAAGGACGCCCCGGCCGGGCACACCGGCAAGACCGGCATGGCGCGTCCGGGGTTTGGCGGCTCCACCGGCCCGGTGCCGGTGCGCGTTGCGCCGGCGGTAGTGGGGGAGTTCCCGGTGTACTACAAGGCCTTGGGCACGGTCACCGCGCTCAACACCATCAACGTGCGCAGCCGGGTGGGCGGTGAGCTGGTGAAGATCGCCTTTGAAGAGGGGCAAATGGTCAAGGCGGGCGACTTGCTTGCGGAAATCGACCCGCGCAGCTACCAGAACGCCTTGCTCCAGGCCCAGGGCACGTTGCTGCAGAATCAGGCGCAGTTGAAAAACGCCCAGGTCGATGTGGAGCGCTATCGCGGCCTGTACGCCCAGGACAGCATCGCCAAGCAGACCCTGGACACCGCCGAAGCGCTGGTCCTGCAATACCAGGGCACGGTCAAGACCAACCAGGGCGCGGTCGACGATGCCAAGCTCAACCTTGAATTCACCAAAATCCGCGCGCCGATTGCCGGTCGCGTCGGTTTGCGCCAGCTCGACGTCGGCAACCTGGTCGCCGCCAACGACACCACCGCCCTGGCGGTGATCACCCAGACCCAACCGATCAGCGTGGCCTTCACCCTGCCGGAAAACACCCTGGACACCGTGCTCACCCGTTATCACGCCGGCAACAAGCTGCCGGTGGAAGCCTGGGACCGTGGCGACACGAAAAAGCAGGCGGTGGGGGTGCTGCAAAGCCTGGACAACCAGATCGACGTGACCACCGGGACGCTCAAATTCAAGGCGCGCTTCGATAACAAGGATCAGGCGCTGTTTCCCAATCAGTTCGTCAATGTGCATCTGCTCGCCGACACCCTGCACAACGTGGTGCTGGCGCCGTCCGCCGCGATCCAGTTCGGCAACAACGGCACCTTTGTCTACAAGCTTGATGGCGACAAGAAGGTCAAGGTCCAGCCGCTGGTGGTGGGCGATACCGACGGCGACAACACTGTGATCAAGCAAGGCCTGGCGGCGGGTGATCGGGTGGTCATGGAAGGCACCGACCGTCTCAAGGACGGCAGCGAAATCGAAGTGGTCAACGACAGCAGCGAAGTGCCGACCACCCCGACCGAACACCTGCAAGGCAAGCCTGCGGCGAAAGGGGAGACCGGTACTGACGCCGGCAAGGCGCAAAAGGTCGGCGCATGAACCTGTCGCGCCTGTTTATCCTGCGGCCGGTCGCCACCACGCTGAGCATGCTGGCCATCGTGCTGGCCGGCCTCATCGCTTACCGCCTGCTGCCGGTTTCGGCCTTGCCCCAGGTGGATTACCCGACCATTCGGGTGATGACGCTGTACCCCGGCGCCAGCCCCGACGTGATGACCAGTGCGGTCACTGCGCCGCTGGAGCGCCAGTTCGGGCAGATGCCCGGCCTGACCCAGATGGCCTCCACCAGCTCGGGCGGTGCGTCGGTGCTGACCCTGCGTTTCAACCTCGATATCAATATGGATGTCGCCGAGCAGCAGGTGCAGGCCGCGATCAACGCCGCCACCAACCTGCTGCCCAAGGATTTGCCGGCGCCGCCGGTGTACAACAAGGTCAACCCGGCGGACACCCCAGTGCTGACGCTGGCGATTACGTCCAGGACCATGCT
This genomic stretch from Pseudomonas orientalis harbors:
- a CDS encoding mannitol dehydrogenase family protein; the protein is MKLNKHTLNQLAPEVKLPTYAIASTSQGIAHIGVGGFHRAHQAFYTDALMNTGEGLDWSICGVGLRAEDRKARDDLAGQDYLFTLYELGDTDDTEVRVIGSISDMLLAEDGAQALIDKLAEPAIRIVSLTITEGGYCIDDSNGEFMAHLPQIQHDLAHPSAPTTVFGFLCAALTQRRAAGTPAFTVMSCDNLPHNGAVTRKALLAFAALHDAELHDWIKANVSFPNAMVDRITPMTSTAHRLQLHDRHGIDDAWPVVCEPFVQWVLEDKFVNGRPAWEKVGVQFTDDVTPYEEMKIGLLNGSHLALTYLGFLKGYRFVHETMNDPLFVAYMRAYMDLDVTPNLAPVPGIDLTDYKQTLVDRFSNQAIADQLERVCSDGSSKFPKFTVPTINRLIAAGRETERAALVVAAWALYLKGVDENGVSYKIPDPRAEFCQALVSDDALISQRLLGVEEIFGTAIPNSPAFVAAFERCYASLRDHGVTETLKLLLKKPA
- a CDS encoding carbohydrate ABC transporter permease; the encoded protein is MTLQQSRRLQSLLLGTLAWAIAILIFFPIFWMVLTSFKTEIDAFATPPQFIFTPTLENYLHINERSNYFAYAWNSVVISFSATALCLLISVPAAYSMAFYETQRTKGTLLWMLSTKMLPPVGVLMPIYLLAKSFGLLDTRIALIIIYTLINLPIVVWMVYTYFKDIPKDILEAARLDGATLWQEMVRVLLPIAKGGLASTVLLSLILCWNEAFWSLNLTSSSAAPLTALIASYSSPEGLFWAKLSAVSTLACAPILIFGWISQKQLVRGLSFGAVK
- a CDS encoding carbohydrate ABC transporter permease; translated protein: MNTTPKNRLANPGWFLVSPSVALLLLWMIVPLGMTLYFSLIRYNLLYPGENQFVGLENFTYFVTDSGFLPGATNTLLLVGSVLLISVVFGVLISALLEASEFLGRGIVRVLLISPFFIMPTVGALIWKNLIFHPVSGILAAVWKFFGAEPVDWLAHYPLLSIIIIVSWQWLPFAILLLMTAMQSLDQEQKEAARLDGAGAIAIFWHLTLPHLARPIAVVVMIETIFLLSVFAEIFTTTNGGPGYASTNLAYLIYNQALVQFDVGMASAGGLIAVVIANIAAIILVRMIGKNLTDKP
- the tpx gene encoding thiol peroxidase yields the protein MAQVTLKGNPVQVEGELPQVGTQAPDFTLTAGDLSDATLASFAGKRKVLNIFPSVDTPTCATSVRKFNAQANDLNNTVVLCISSDLPFAQARFCGSEGLDNVKSLSDFRSAAFSQDYGVDIVEGPLRSLTARAVVVLDENDKVLHSELVAEIGQEPNYEAALAVLK
- a CDS encoding ABC transporter ATP-binding protein; translation: MANLKIKNLQKGFEGFSIIKGIDLEVNDKEFVVFVGPSGCGKSTLLRLIAGLEEVTEGTLELDGRDITEVTPAKRDLAMVFQTYALYPHMSVRKNMSFALDLAGVDKKLVESKVNEAARILELGPLLERKPKQLSGGQRQRVAIGRAIVRNPKIFLFDEPLSNLDAALRVQMRLELARLHKELQATMIYVTHDQVEAMTLADKVVVLNSGRIEQVGSPLELYHQPANLFVAGFLGTPKMGFLKGKVTRVEGQGCDVQLDAGTLISLPLSGASLSVGSAVTLGIRPEHLEIATPGQTSLTVTADVGERLGSDTFCHVITANGEPLTMRIRGDMASQYGETLHLHLDPSHCHLFDTDGVAVARPLRTAA
- a CDS encoding DUF6124 family protein, encoding MIKPTPNPPIGPAPSVLFTVKDGISTPDLLVNLSESLASAHALTCDFAFDLDGSRREGALGIAQLIEVSRLLAERVLADIER
- a CDS encoding AraC family transcriptional regulator, which codes for MTRATRITDPSYELMDDHNGLSIIYRQHGFPCPLVRWHFHKEYELHLIVASSGKVFIGDYIGNFYPQSLFLTGPNLPHNWISQVEEDEIVPKRDMLVNFTDQLFEHGSHIFAELKSLAPLLDRAQYGIEFRCKKTITQAMTLMQQIEDAHGMARLGHFFILLEVLSACEDYQLLSGVTTPQQADEHSIDRTNRAVDYIFAHYARELPLEEVAEYLGMKPTYFSRVFKQATGRTFIEFVNRLRISKSCELLADGDKAVTDVCFESGFNNISNFNRRFQQLKGMTPSHYRRLAVQRLTEQNLA
- a CDS encoding MdtA/MuxA family multidrug efflux RND transporter periplasmic adaptor subunit; amino-acid sequence: MVDHSMQSSPRNSRRWLFGLLVLLVIAGLCWKFWPGGAAHKDAPAGHTGKTGMARPGFGGSTGPVPVRVAPAVVGEFPVYYKALGTVTALNTINVRSRVGGELVKIAFEEGQMVKAGDLLAEIDPRSYQNALLQAQGTLLQNQAQLKNAQVDVERYRGLYAQDSIAKQTLDTAEALVLQYQGTVKTNQGAVDDAKLNLEFTKIRAPIAGRVGLRQLDVGNLVAANDTTALAVITQTQPISVAFTLPENTLDTVLTRYHAGNKLPVEAWDRGDTKKQAVGVLQSLDNQIDVTTGTLKFKARFDNKDQALFPNQFVNVHLLADTLHNVVLAPSAAIQFGNNGTFVYKLDGDKKVKVQPLVVGDTDGDNTVIKQGLAAGDRVVMEGTDRLKDGSEIEVVNDSSEVPTTPTEHLQGKPAAKGETGTDAGKAQKVGA
- a CDS encoding glycosyltransferase; the protein is MNQPATKVLVIGYVWPEPRSSAAGGHMMQILESFLAQGWDITFSSPATIGEHKADLPALGIAECAIELNNSSFDDFVRELAPDIVLFDRFMMEEQFGWRVEKCCPDALRVLETSDLQSLRDARHQRFKEHVKASPDSDDFSALFAPALENEFQRMADTDLAKREIAAIYRCDISLMISDVEIRLLTEQFKVPAALLHWCPLMLQPPGAAFAPFEERAHFLSIGNFRHAPNWDAVLWMKHSLWPLIRQQLPGAQLHVYGAYTPPKATALHNSAQGFHVMNWAEDALQVMTAARICLAPLRFGAGIKGKLVDAMLCGTPNVTTPIGAEAMGDDQPWPGLIANDAPALAAAAVALYQDRERWTQAQEHGRRLLARRYDQALHGPALVECLEQCRRHLAAHRRDNFTGSMLRHHAHKSTQYMAQWIEAKNRNV
- a CDS encoding ABC transporter substrate-binding protein; the encoded protein is MKFTAKVLLASTCMTACMTLSAVSFGAQTLTIATVNNSDMIRMQKLSKTFEAEHPEIKLNWVVLEENVLRQRLTTDIATQGGQFDVLTIGMYEAALWGAKGWLEPMKDLPASYDLDDVFPSVRDGLSVKGSLYALPFYAESSITYYRTDLFKDAGLTMPEHPTWSQIGEFAAKLTDKSKEQYGLCLRGKAGWGENMALITTLANGFGARWFDEKWQPEFNGPEWKDALNFYVDNMKKSGPPGASSNGFNENLALFNSGKCAIWVDASVAGSFVTDKTQSKVAEHVGFTFAPHEKTDKGTSWLYSWSLAIPTSSKAKDAAKVFTSWATSKEYGALVAKTDGVANVPPGTRKSTYSDEYMKAAPFAKVTLESLKVADPTKPTEKPVPYIGIQLVTIPEFQAIGTQVGKFFSGALTGQQTVDAALTAAQTTTEREMKRAGYPK